From the genome of Thermoflexus hugenholtzii, one region includes:
- a CDS encoding xanthine dehydrogenase family protein molybdopterin-binding subunit gives MTIGQRIPMRDGHLKATGRLKFGADLRLPDLLYARMVLSPYAHGRLRRIETAPARAVPGVVAVLTAADLPWFQREPESHARALLAWERVVYYGQPVAVVLAETEAAAADGAARVEVDIEPLPAVVDPLKAMAPDAPRIWPGGRPGVRADAGAHAADVGSAPEGSAVLPPNVSDHVRYTRGEIARGFEEADLILELTYRTAPVHQAYIEPHTTTAALDPATETLTIWTSTQDPFGVREEVADFLGWPENRIRVVPMPVGGGFGGKFTLLEPLVAALAIHTRRPVRLTLTRQEEFLIGTPAHASIITLKTGVKRDGTLTALQARVIFDAGAFPGSPARIAANLLGSFYRFPHYEIEAFEVLTHKPGVGAYRAPGAPQALFALESQMDEMARQLGLDPLEFRLRNVMEEGDELPSGKRYGPIGLRACLEALREHPMWREGRREPGEGIGLAVGGWHGGLEPAAAMCHVDRDGSVRIYVGAVDLQGTHTAMAQLAASILGVPLEQVRILQGDTDTSPYAGASGGSKTIYTVGLAVQRAAEEARQQILRIAAEHLEVAPEDLEIRDGQIYVRGVPEPRMRVGEVAALAQRFGGKFEPVFGRGTSAQREQAPGFAAMLVRVRVDPETGRVTVQEAVVAQDVGRALNPLLIEGQMHGGAAQGLGWGLWEALRYDENGVALTASFLDYALPIAPEVPPIETRIVEVPSPHGPFGARGVGEPPVVPGAAAVANAIRDAVGVRVTELPITPERLWTAMTARMIAETRLRHEWGD, from the coding sequence ATGACCATCGGTCAGCGGATTCCCATGCGGGATGGCCATCTGAAGGCGACGGGGCGCTTGAAGTTCGGCGCTGACCTTCGATTGCCCGATCTCCTGTATGCCCGCATGGTCCTCAGCCCTTATGCCCACGGCCGCCTCCGGCGGATCGAAACCGCCCCCGCCCGCGCCGTCCCCGGCGTCGTTGCCGTGCTGACCGCGGCGGATCTCCCATGGTTCCAGCGGGAGCCGGAGAGCCACGCGCGGGCGCTGCTGGCCTGGGAGCGCGTGGTGTATTACGGCCAGCCGGTCGCCGTGGTCCTGGCGGAGACCGAGGCTGCGGCGGCGGACGGCGCCGCTCGGGTCGAGGTGGATATCGAACCATTGCCCGCCGTGGTGGATCCCCTGAAGGCGATGGCGCCGGACGCGCCGCGGATCTGGCCGGGCGGACGCCCCGGGGTGCGGGCGGACGCCGGGGCTCACGCGGCGGACGTCGGGAGCGCCCCGGAAGGATCCGCCGTCCTGCCTCCCAACGTCTCCGACCACGTCCGCTACACCCGCGGGGAGATCGCCCGGGGCTTTGAAGAGGCGGACCTCATCCTGGAGCTCACCTATCGCACCGCTCCGGTGCATCAGGCGTATATCGAACCGCACACGACGACGGCGGCCCTGGATCCGGCCACCGAGACGCTGACCATCTGGACCAGCACGCAGGATCCCTTCGGGGTGCGGGAGGAGGTGGCGGATTTCCTGGGCTGGCCGGAGAACCGGATTCGGGTGGTGCCGATGCCGGTGGGGGGCGGCTTCGGCGGCAAGTTCACCCTGCTGGAGCCTCTGGTGGCCGCCCTGGCCATTCATACCCGCCGGCCCGTCCGGCTCACCCTCACCCGACAGGAAGAGTTCCTCATCGGGACGCCGGCCCACGCCTCCATCATCACCCTGAAGACCGGGGTGAAGCGGGATGGAACCCTCACCGCCCTCCAGGCCCGCGTGATCTTCGACGCGGGGGCTTTCCCGGGCTCCCCGGCGCGCATCGCGGCGAACCTGCTGGGGAGCTTCTATCGCTTCCCCCACTATGAGATCGAGGCCTTCGAGGTGCTGACCCACAAGCCGGGGGTCGGCGCCTATCGGGCGCCGGGGGCTCCTCAGGCGCTCTTCGCCCTGGAGTCCCAGATGGACGAGATGGCTCGCCAGCTGGGTCTGGACCCTCTGGAGTTCCGGTTGCGGAATGTAATGGAGGAAGGGGACGAGCTGCCCAGCGGGAAGCGTTATGGCCCCATCGGCCTGAGGGCCTGCCTGGAGGCCCTGCGGGAGCATCCGATGTGGCGGGAGGGACGTCGGGAGCCCGGGGAGGGCATCGGGCTGGCGGTGGGCGGCTGGCACGGAGGGCTCGAGCCGGCCGCCGCGATGTGCCATGTGGATCGCGACGGCAGCGTCCGGATCTACGTGGGGGCGGTGGACCTGCAGGGCACGCACACGGCGATGGCTCAGCTGGCCGCCTCGATCCTGGGGGTGCCTCTGGAGCAGGTGCGGATCCTCCAGGGGGATACCGACACCAGCCCCTATGCCGGAGCCAGCGGGGGCAGCAAGACCATTTACACGGTGGGCTTGGCGGTGCAGCGGGCGGCGGAGGAGGCCCGCCAGCAGATCCTGCGCATCGCGGCGGAGCATCTGGAGGTCGCCCCGGAGGACCTGGAGATCCGCGATGGCCAGATCTACGTCCGGGGGGTTCCGGAGCCCCGGATGCGCGTCGGCGAGGTGGCCGCCCTGGCCCAGCGGTTCGGGGGGAAGTTCGAGCCGGTGTTCGGTCGGGGGACCTCCGCCCAGCGGGAGCAGGCGCCGGGTTTCGCCGCCATGCTCGTCCGGGTGCGGGTGGATCCGGAGACCGGCCGGGTGACGGTGCAGGAGGCGGTGGTGGCTCAGGATGTCGGCCGGGCCCTGAACCCGTTGCTGATCGAAGGGCAGATGCACGGCGGGGCGGCTCAGGGTCTGGGCTGGGGTCTTTGGGAGGCCCTGCGTTACGATGAGAACGGGGTGGCGCTGACCGCCTCCTTCCTGGATTACGCCCTTCCCATCGCCCCGGAGGTCCCGCCCATCGAAACCCGCATCGTCGAGGTTCCCAGCCCGCACGGCCCCTTTGGGGCCCGGGGCGTTGGGGAGCCGCCGGTGGTGCCCGGGGCGGCCGCCGTGGCCAATGCGATCCGGGATGCGGTCGGCGTCCGGGTGACCGAGCTGCCCATCACTCCGGAACGCCTGTGGACGGCCATGACCGCCCGGATGATCGCCGAGACCCGTCTCCGACACGAGTGGGGGGATTAA
- a CDS encoding DUF5615 family PIN-like protein translates to MKFLLNMNMPRSLAKRLQDKGYLFRHAGDIGLSYAEDWEIIEEARRQGEIILTHDLDYGRLLAFTRQSSPSIIIFRIRRSQPDQTFQKLIDILPQVEEYLRIGLIVIVEDQIIRIRKLPFDEPRRRMQANR, encoded by the coding sequence ATGAAGTTTCTTTTAAACATGAATATGCCTCGCTCTTTAGCCAAGCGCTTACAGGATAAAGGATACTTGTTTCGTCATGCAGGGGATATCGGCCTGAGTTACGCAGAGGATTGGGAAATCATTGAGGAGGCTCGACGTCAAGGGGAGATCATCCTCACCCACGATCTGGATTATGGACGTCTGCTGGCTTTTACGCGCCAGTCTTCCCCATCTATTATCATTTTCCGCATCCGTCGTTCTCAACCTGACCAGACATTTCAGAAGTTAATCGATATACTTCCTCAAGTAGAGGAATATCTTCGGATAGGCTTGATCGTTATTGTAGAGGATCAAATTATACGCATTCGAAAGCTGCCTTTTGATGAGCCTCGGAGACGAATGCAAGCAAATCGTTAG
- a CDS encoding Uma2 family endonuclease — MGVQVQRRLFTVEEYHRMAEAGILSEDDRVELIEGELVTMSPIGSRHAACVARLTALLFPVEGRGILWVQNPIRLGARSEPQPDVALLRYRPDFYASAHPGPEDVLLVVEVAETSADSDRSLKIPLYARYGIPEAWLVDLLEERIEIYRHPTPQGYRSLHIAHRGETVSPTALPDLELSVDEILG, encoded by the coding sequence ATGGGCGTTCAGGTCCAGCGACGCCTGTTCACCGTGGAGGAATACCACCGCATGGCCGAGGCCGGCATCCTCTCCGAAGACGACCGCGTGGAGCTCATCGAAGGAGAACTCGTCACCATGAGCCCCATCGGAAGCCGACACGCCGCCTGCGTGGCGCGACTCACCGCCCTGCTTTTCCCGGTTGAAGGCCGGGGGATCCTCTGGGTCCAAAATCCCATTCGCCTGGGGGCTCGTTCCGAGCCGCAGCCGGACGTGGCGCTGCTTCGCTATCGCCCCGATTTCTACGCCTCCGCCCACCCCGGACCCGAGGACGTCCTCCTGGTCGTAGAGGTGGCCGAAACCTCCGCCGACTCCGACCGCTCCCTCAAAATCCCCCTCTACGCCCGCTACGGCATCCCCGAAGCCTGGCTGGTGGACCTGTTGGAAGAACGCATCGAGATCTACCGCCACCCCACCCCCCAGGGCTACCGATCCCTCCACATCGCCCACCGGGGTGAAACCGTGAGCCCCACCGCCCTGCCCGACCTGGAGCTCAGCGTGGATGAAATCCTGGGATAG
- a CDS encoding DUF433 domain-containing protein codes for MLIERRITMELRHYRFRRITMDPNKCMGKPCICGLRIPVSSILNYL; via the coding sequence ATGCTAATCGAAAGAAGAATAACGATGGAGCTCCGACATTACCGTTTTCGGCGTATTACGATGGATCCTAACAAATGCATGGGGAAGCCATGCATTTGTGGTTTGCGAATTCCAGTATCTTCGATTCTAAATTACCTGTAG
- a CDS encoding Uma2 family endonuclease, with the protein MGVQVQRRLFTVEEYHRMAEAGILSEDDRVELIEGELVTMSPIGSRHAACVKRLVRLLDRAVGDRAIVGAQDPIRLGARSEPQPDVALLRYRPDFYASAHPGPEDVLLVVEVAETSADSDRSLKIPLYARYGIPEAWLVDLLEERIEIYRHPTPQGYRSLHIAHRGETVSPIALPDLELSVDEILG; encoded by the coding sequence ATGGGCGTTCAGGTCCAGCGGCGCCTGTTCACCGTGGAGGAATATCACCGCATGGCCGAGGCCGGCATCCTCTCCGAAGACGACCGCGTGGAGCTCATCGAAGGAGAACTCGTCACCATGAGCCCCATCGGAAGCCGACACGCCGCCTGCGTGAAGCGCCTCGTCCGGCTCCTGGATCGAGCCGTGGGAGATCGCGCGATCGTCGGCGCCCAGGATCCCATCCGCCTGGGGGCTCGTTCCGAGCCGCAGCCGGACGTGGCGCTGCTTCGCTATCGCCCCGATTTCTACGCCTCCGCCCACCCCGGACCCGAGGACGTCCTCCTGGTCGTAGAGGTGGCCGAAACCTCCGCCGACTCCGACCGCTCCCTCAAAATCCCCCTCTACGCCCGCTACGGCATCCCCGAAGCCTGGCTGGTGGACCTGTTGGAAGAACGCATCGAGATCTACCGCCACCCCACCCCCCAGGGCTACCGATCCCTCCACATCGCCCACCGGGGTGAAACCGTAAGCCCCATCGCCCTGCCCGACCTGGAGCTCAGCGTGGATGAAATCCTGGGATAG